A section of the Rubritalea squalenifaciens DSM 18772 genome encodes:
- the argJ gene encoding bifunctional glutamate N-acetyltransferase/amino-acid acetyltransferase ArgJ, with amino-acid sequence MSSPFRKIKGGVGAPKGFLTSAVSAGIKNPEATRLDMALIYSQHPCVAAATFTTNRVKAAPVRVSQAHMRDRDVQAILANSGNANACTGVKGVQDARYCAKTIAKGLGLRQGQVAVCSTGVIGLPMPMVRVEPKLPELVEKLARKQGTEVSQAIMTSDTTNKEIALSMDIDGHKVRIGACAKGAGMICPSMATMLCFITTDANIGKENLNKSVQEAVENSFNRITIDGDMSTNDTVVVLANGQSGMPRIKRNSKACRLFREALNVVMLEMAKSLVRDGERVTKFVTVEVKGARTYNDAKKVAEAVANSSLVKSSWNGNDPNWGRIIHAVGYSRASIREELIDIHIGGKPACLGGLESDTSMEDLRKVVSEDQFTITIDLHLGSAEYCVYSSDLSPEYIDFNRSEYAYWKQARKDGLTQQ; translated from the coding sequence GAAGCCACCCGCCTGGACATGGCACTCATCTACAGCCAGCACCCCTGCGTGGCTGCCGCCACCTTCACCACCAACCGTGTCAAGGCTGCCCCTGTACGCGTAAGTCAGGCACATATGCGTGACCGTGACGTGCAGGCTATCCTCGCCAACAGTGGTAACGCAAACGCATGCACCGGTGTCAAAGGTGTGCAGGATGCACGCTACTGTGCCAAAACCATCGCCAAAGGTCTTGGCCTTCGCCAGGGTCAGGTAGCCGTCTGCTCCACCGGAGTCATCGGACTCCCTATGCCAATGGTACGCGTAGAGCCTAAGCTTCCCGAGCTCGTAGAGAAACTGGCACGTAAGCAAGGTACCGAAGTTTCCCAGGCAATCATGACCAGTGATACCACCAACAAGGAGATCGCCCTCTCCATGGATATCGATGGCCACAAGGTACGCATTGGCGCCTGCGCCAAAGGTGCCGGCATGATCTGCCCTAGCATGGCCACCATGCTCTGCTTCATCACTACGGATGCGAACATCGGCAAAGAGAACCTGAACAAATCCGTGCAGGAAGCCGTGGAGAACTCCTTCAACCGCATCACCATCGATGGAGACATGAGCACCAACGACACTGTCGTCGTGCTCGCCAACGGTCAGTCTGGCATGCCACGCATCAAGCGTAACTCAAAGGCCTGCCGCCTCTTCCGTGAAGCTCTCAATGTCGTCATGCTCGAAATGGCCAAGTCATTGGTACGGGACGGCGAACGCGTCACCAAGTTCGTTACCGTGGAAGTCAAAGGTGCCCGCACTTACAATGATGCCAAGAAGGTAGCCGAAGCCGTGGCCAACTCATCTCTGGTGAAATCCTCTTGGAATGGCAACGACCCTAACTGGGGCCGCATCATTCACGCGGTGGGTTATTCCCGCGCCTCCATCCGTGAGGAACTAATTGATATCCATATCGGCGGCAAACCTGCCTGCCTGGGCGGGCTGGAGTCAGACACATCCATGGAGGACCTCCGCAAGGTCGTCTCCGAAGACCAGTTCACCATCACCATCGATCTTCATCTAGGTAGTGCCGAGTACTGCGTCTACTCCAGTGACCTCTCACCAGAGTATATCGACTTCAACCGTTCGGAATACGCCTACTGGAAACAGGCCCGTAAAGACGGCCTGACCCAACAATAA
- a CDS encoding LysM peptidoglycan-binding domain-containing protein, with product MIPNARPITFWKRKRLCTLLAGITFPLVIASCSQSRPDVIDVVVTNPHAYQENFGPFDENGNYVESWADNPPKRRYISKEQHQREQAERSGKKQPQVAQRPSQQRPTQVATHTPPPKTQTYSKPKTVSKPKPKPVVVKPKKPSPRVHSVRKGDTLYALSRKYGTSVKAIQRANGISGSNIRIGQRLTIPR from the coding sequence ATGATCCCAAATGCCCGCCCCATAACCTTCTGGAAACGCAAACGCCTCTGTACTCTGCTGGCGGGCATCACCTTCCCCTTAGTCATCGCGAGCTGCAGCCAGAGCAGACCAGATGTCATCGACGTCGTCGTGACTAATCCTCATGCCTATCAGGAAAATTTTGGCCCGTTCGATGAGAATGGAAACTACGTGGAGTCCTGGGCGGACAATCCGCCAAAGCGCCGCTACATCTCCAAGGAGCAGCATCAGCGCGAACAGGCGGAAAGGTCTGGCAAGAAGCAGCCTCAAGTAGCCCAGCGACCGTCTCAGCAGAGACCTACACAGGTAGCAACCCACACTCCACCGCCAAAGACTCAGACCTACAGCAAGCCAAAGACAGTTTCCAAGCCGAAGCCGAAACCTGTCGTGGTGAAGCCTAAAAAGCCATCTCCACGAGTCCACTCCGTCAGAAAGGGAGACACTCTCTACGCGCTCTCCCGCAAGTATGGAACCAGCGTCAAAGCTATCCAGCGCGCCAATGGTATATCCGGCAGCAATATCCGCATCGGACAGCGCCTCACCATTCCTAGATAA
- a CDS encoding molybdenum cofactor biosynthesis protein MoaE, giving the protein MFSIVDTAIDHASLRELTRASEAGGFVSFEGWVRNHHDGKSVQSLEYTAYQELAEKEGKRILLEAVEKFSVTSAVCHHRIGHLAIGDLAVVVAVSSHHRDAAFQACRYIIDEVKTRVPIWKKEHYTDSTTAWPSCQGCADHKH; this is encoded by the coding sequence ATGTTCTCCATTGTCGACACCGCTATCGATCACGCCTCTCTGCGTGAACTTACCCGCGCCTCAGAAGCAGGCGGTTTCGTTTCCTTTGAAGGCTGGGTACGCAACCATCATGATGGCAAATCCGTCCAGTCCCTGGAATATACAGCCTATCAGGAACTCGCAGAAAAAGAAGGCAAGCGCATCCTGCTGGAAGCCGTTGAAAAATTCTCCGTCACCTCAGCCGTCTGCCATCACCGCATCGGCCACCTTGCCATCGGGGATCTGGCCGTCGTTGTCGCCGTCTCCTCCCACCATCGCGATGCCGCCTTCCAGGCCTGCCGCTACATCATTGATGAAGTGAAGACCCGCGTCCCCATCTGGAAAAAGGAGCACTACACAGACTCCACCACCGCCTGGCCATCCTGCCAAGGCTGTGCAGACCACAAGCACTAG
- a CDS encoding ion transporter: MAEDEQTKQAKTLKQRVWEIIFEAETPAGKLFDIVLLCFIGMSVLAVMLETVAEFKDKYSSELLFVEWFFTIMFSAEYLLRLWCSRKPLRYATSFFGVVDLLSCLPTYITLFLAGTSGFAVVRVLRLLRMFRVLKMAHHVRGAHVIMQGLVRSRAKITVFFFAILMFAVIAGTVMYYIEGNVEGTSFTSIPMSIYYAIVSITTVGYGDVVVQTNLGIFVTTIMILTGYAVIAVPTGIVTTELMRGKDNESDHTTDACPSCGAHGHLADAVYCRRCGDRLDHD; encoded by the coding sequence ATGGCGGAGGATGAACAGACGAAGCAAGCAAAGACTCTGAAGCAGAGAGTGTGGGAGATTATCTTCGAGGCGGAGACGCCGGCGGGGAAGCTCTTTGATATAGTTCTGCTCTGCTTCATCGGCATGAGTGTGCTAGCGGTGATGCTGGAAACGGTGGCGGAGTTTAAAGACAAGTACAGCTCCGAGCTGCTTTTTGTGGAGTGGTTTTTCACGATCATGTTTTCAGCCGAGTATCTCTTGCGCCTGTGGTGCTCCCGCAAGCCACTTCGCTATGCGACCAGTTTCTTCGGGGTAGTGGATCTGCTGTCCTGCTTGCCCACCTATATCACGCTGTTCCTGGCTGGCACCTCCGGCTTTGCTGTCGTGAGGGTGCTGAGGCTTCTGAGGATGTTCAGGGTGCTGAAAATGGCACATCACGTCAGAGGGGCACATGTGATCATGCAGGGACTGGTGAGATCCCGGGCCAAGATCACCGTCTTCTTCTTTGCGATCCTGATGTTTGCCGTGATTGCGGGTACGGTGATGTACTACATTGAAGGTAATGTGGAAGGGACAAGCTTTACGAGCATCCCGATGAGCATCTACTACGCGATCGTTTCCATCACGACGGTGGGTTACGGAGATGTGGTGGTGCAGACGAATCTGGGAATTTTCGTAACCACGATCATGATTCTAACTGGTTATGCCGTGATTGCAGTGCCTACCGGAATCGTGACCACCGAGCTGATGAGAGGGAAAGACAACGAATCCGATCACACGACAGACGCTTGTCCTTCCTGTGGAGCTCATGGCCACTTGGCTGATGCCGTCTATTGCCGCCGCTGTGGCGATAGGCTGGATCATGATTGA
- a CDS encoding ion transporter: protein MSITPAHFKSPHIGLQKSIVWNLFMGYLSIISVLILMATYFRSLDSEVKELLRIVDYGLCALFFIDFMARLITARNRLAYLKWGWIDLLSSIPAVHTLRWGRVFRIVRVFRIIRGIKSARQLSQSIFKNRAKGALFSLACTSVFIMIFGAILVLEFEKQGNANISSAHDALWWSFVSMTTVGYGDFYPVTELGRVVACVLMISGIGLFSTLTGYLASLYDESSEQKDKARDEQTLREISLLRKEIAELKEALKYGSLK, encoded by the coding sequence ATGAGTATTACCCCAGCCCATTTTAAATCTCCCCATATTGGCCTTCAAAAGAGCATCGTCTGGAACCTTTTCATGGGCTACCTGTCCATCATCTCAGTGCTCATCCTCATGGCCACTTATTTCAGATCATTGGATTCCGAGGTGAAAGAGCTTCTCAGAATTGTCGATTATGGACTCTGTGCGCTGTTCTTTATCGATTTTATGGCCCGCCTGATCACAGCGAGAAACCGCCTGGCTTACCTCAAGTGGGGCTGGATTGACCTACTCTCCAGCATACCGGCGGTTCACACTCTGCGCTGGGGCAGAGTTTTCCGCATCGTTCGGGTTTTTCGAATCATCAGGGGCATCAAGTCCGCTCGTCAGCTTTCGCAATCGATCTTCAAAAACAGAGCCAAAGGAGCCCTCTTCAGTCTGGCATGCACTAGTGTCTTCATCATGATTTTTGGAGCGATCCTGGTCTTGGAATTTGAGAAACAAGGCAACGCAAACATCTCCTCCGCTCATGATGCCTTGTGGTGGTCGTTTGTCAGCATGACCACGGTCGGCTACGGAGATTTTTATCCTGTAACCGAGTTGGGAAGAGTCGTTGCCTGTGTACTCATGATTTCCGGAATCGGCCTCTTTAGTACCCTTACCGGCTATCTGGCCTCACTCTATGATGAATCATCTGAACAGAAAGATAAGGCCAGGGATGAGCAAACTCTCCGGGAAATAAGCTTACTCCGGAAGGAAATCGCCGAGCTTAAAGAAGCTCTCAAGTACGGCTCGCTCAAGTAA
- a CDS encoding glycoside hydrolase family 16 protein encodes MRFYTLLLSTLMIGGSFASAAEKVTVPEGWKLHWQEEFNGPLNEKVWSRVTKGTADWSNMMTDHPKAVRVQSGVLRLWGVKNTKKGEQPYLTGGLSSNGKFDFEYGKVQIRARFKSAKGAWPALWMLKSNAKWGKEGMGEIDIMEHLNFEDQVYQTVHSYYTVHKGGSNKPPKSGTAKISRDDWNTYGVEWDKEKIVFTVNGKPTHSYAKQADKGAEQYPFHGPFYFILSMQIEGKWVGEADPKDYPAWMDVDWVRVYKKAE; translated from the coding sequence ATGCGCTTCTACACACTACTCTTGTCTACTCTCATGATTGGGGGCTCGTTTGCCTCGGCGGCTGAAAAGGTGACTGTACCTGAGGGCTGGAAGCTGCACTGGCAGGAGGAGTTTAACGGACCTCTGAATGAGAAGGTGTGGTCGCGCGTGACGAAGGGGACGGCGGACTGGAGCAATATGATGACGGATCACCCGAAGGCGGTGCGGGTTCAGAGCGGCGTGCTGCGTCTGTGGGGAGTGAAGAATACCAAGAAGGGAGAGCAGCCTTACCTAACAGGTGGCCTGAGCAGCAATGGGAAGTTTGATTTTGAGTACGGCAAAGTGCAGATCCGAGCGCGCTTCAAGTCCGCCAAGGGGGCTTGGCCTGCGTTGTGGATGCTGAAGAGCAATGCCAAGTGGGGCAAGGAAGGTATGGGTGAGATCGATATTATGGAGCATCTCAATTTTGAGGACCAGGTCTACCAGACGGTGCATTCCTACTACACCGTACACAAAGGGGGCTCGAACAAACCGCCGAAGAGTGGCACGGCCAAGATTTCCCGCGACGACTGGAATACCTACGGCGTAGAATGGGACAAAGAAAAGATCGTTTTCACAGTGAATGGGAAGCCAACGCACAGCTATGCCAAGCAGGCGGACAAGGGAGCGGAGCAGTATCCTTTCCACGGACCATTCTACTTCATTCTATCTATGCAGATCGAGGGCAAGTGGGTAGGGGAAGCCGATCCGAAGGACTATCCGGCCTGGATGGATGTGGACTGGGTGCGGGTCTATAAGAAGGCTGAATAG
- a CDS encoding MBL fold metallo-hydrolase produces the protein MFLKQIYDPSLSQYAYLIGCQRTGQAIIVDPERDIDRYRKIATENDLEITAVAETHIHADFVSGARELMETDDRMQAYLSDEGDADWKSEWAQGCERVNFVKHGDQFKIGNIQFTVLHTPGHTPEHVSYLVEDQGGGADEPMALLSGDFMFVGDVGRPDLLESAAGDVGSREPSARRLYQSILEFAKLPEFLQVLPAHGAGSACGKALGAIPSSTVGYEMRFNPALKIACKEGEDAFVDYILSGQPEPPMYFARMKQVNKEGIEVLRGLPKPKRISTVSIAGVSGQNGSVVLDMRADRRDFMAKHLRGSLHTPPAKFSVAAGSYVKPDQDVYFLLEKELQLDEAVRELIRMGIDHIRGYALAGEVLSDINCNACLASTPVIQITEAEEARDKHAGATILDVRSAGEYEDSHMEGAQNVSYTRIAAHLDELPDPAKGPLVVHCGSGVRASLAVPYLERLGYEMIYADGMFSDWKQSCGESCEV, from the coding sequence ATGTTTTTGAAACAAATTTATGACCCGTCTCTCTCCCAGTATGCTTACCTGATTGGCTGCCAGCGTACGGGACAAGCGATTATCGTGGACCCGGAGCGGGACATCGACCGCTACCGCAAGATTGCCACCGAGAATGACCTGGAGATCACCGCCGTGGCGGAGACGCACATTCACGCGGACTTTGTGAGTGGTGCCCGTGAGTTGATGGAGACGGATGACCGTATGCAGGCGTATCTCTCCGACGAGGGAGATGCGGACTGGAAATCAGAGTGGGCGCAGGGCTGTGAGCGGGTGAACTTTGTGAAGCACGGAGATCAGTTCAAGATCGGTAACATCCAGTTCACCGTGCTGCATACGCCCGGCCACACGCCGGAGCACGTTTCTTATCTGGTAGAGGACCAGGGAGGTGGAGCCGATGAACCGATGGCTCTGCTCTCCGGAGATTTCATGTTTGTCGGTGATGTGGGGAGACCTGATTTGTTAGAGTCAGCAGCGGGTGATGTGGGGTCACGTGAGCCATCAGCACGCCGTCTCTATCAGTCTATTCTGGAGTTTGCGAAGCTTCCTGAGTTCCTGCAGGTGCTGCCAGCACATGGAGCAGGCAGTGCGTGTGGCAAGGCTCTGGGAGCGATCCCTTCTTCCACCGTGGGGTATGAGATGCGCTTCAATCCGGCACTGAAGATCGCCTGCAAGGAAGGCGAAGATGCCTTTGTGGACTATATCCTGAGTGGTCAGCCTGAACCGCCGATGTACTTCGCCCGCATGAAGCAGGTGAATAAGGAGGGGATCGAGGTGCTGCGTGGTCTGCCGAAGCCCAAGAGAATCAGCACGGTGAGCATCGCCGGAGTGAGCGGCCAAAATGGATCCGTGGTGCTGGACATGCGGGCTGACCGCAGGGATTTCATGGCAAAGCATTTGAGAGGCTCTCTGCACACACCTCCCGCGAAGTTTTCTGTAGCAGCGGGCAGTTACGTGAAGCCGGATCAGGATGTTTATTTTTTGTTAGAAAAAGAATTACAGCTGGACGAGGCTGTCCGCGAGCTGATCCGTATGGGCATCGACCACATCCGTGGCTATGCGCTGGCGGGTGAGGTGCTTTCTGATATCAACTGCAATGCCTGTCTGGCATCGACCCCGGTCATCCAGATCACCGAAGCCGAGGAGGCGAGGGACAAGCATGCTGGGGCCACGATCCTGGATGTACGCTCTGCCGGAGAGTATGAGGACTCCCATATGGAGGGGGCTCAGAATGTTTCCTACACACGCATTGCAGCACACCTGGATGAACTGCCGGATCCAGCCAAAGGGCCGCTCGTGGTTCACTGTGGCAGTGGCGTGCGCGCCTCACTGGCGGTGCCTTACCTGGAGCGCTTGGGCTACGAGATGATCTATGCAGACGGCATGTTCTCTGACTGGAAGCAGAGCTGCGGCGAGAGCTGCGAGGTGTAG
- a CDS encoding rhodanese-like domain-containing protein, translated as MNTIKAKDLHEKITRQEAGWEQVIDVRTPLEHREVHLPGAQHHPLDGLDAGAISGKEKPLYILCRSGKRAEQAQAQLSKAGVEGCQVIEGGILSWQEAGLPVEEDRSVMPLERQVRIAAGALVLLGAILGFLLNPAFYGLCAFVGAGLVFAGITNTCGMGMLIAKMPWNQPKDKKQQSAPADCCGSGG; from the coding sequence ATGAATACGATCAAAGCGAAAGATTTACATGAGAAGATCACCCGACAGGAGGCAGGGTGGGAACAGGTCATTGATGTCCGTACACCATTGGAGCACCGGGAGGTCCATCTTCCCGGTGCCCAGCATCATCCGCTGGACGGTCTGGATGCAGGGGCGATCTCTGGTAAGGAGAAGCCACTGTATATTCTTTGCCGTTCAGGCAAGCGTGCGGAGCAGGCTCAGGCACAGCTAAGCAAGGCTGGGGTAGAAGGGTGCCAAGTCATTGAGGGGGGTATCCTGTCCTGGCAGGAGGCAGGCCTTCCGGTGGAGGAAGATCGCAGTGTGATGCCGCTGGAGCGGCAGGTGCGTATTGCTGCCGGGGCTTTAGTGCTGCTTGGGGCGATCTTGGGCTTTCTGTTGAACCCGGCATTCTATGGTTTGTGTGCCTTCGTGGGAGCTGGTTTGGTCTTCGCGGGGATTACCAATACCTGCGGAATGGGGATGCTGATTGCCAAGATGCCATGGAATCAGCCGAAGGATAAAAAGCAGCAATCAGCACCTGCTGATTGCTGCGGCAGTGGTGGCTGA
- a CDS encoding helix-turn-helix domain-containing protein — MMTRKTHYFKQYAAESATPLGKVVTVSTLVTDPGRDILSLRTLPQYALVLNIHAEGGKYRSLDVPDLAFESGSCILVLPNQAHRYIVTKGRKWEQMYLVFEGEEFDLWADKLSLQNYMPISHGHDVSAMKQMFMEVAETSATSPLTAQTKVLSILAKHVDALRKETGQLEGEKWLAKVYHLLSDTNLSVHEIAAKVSMSYENFRKRFAQIEGVSALAYRKKARAEKAAIHLLSTNETIAHVAEQLGYYDESHFSRQFKEVRGMSPRAYRKQYTKLT, encoded by the coding sequence ATGATGACGCGTAAGACCCATTACTTTAAGCAGTATGCCGCAGAGAGTGCCACACCTTTGGGGAAAGTGGTCACTGTGTCTACTCTGGTGACAGATCCAGGACGCGACATATTAAGCCTGAGAACGCTTCCGCAGTACGCGCTTGTACTCAATATCCACGCAGAAGGTGGCAAGTACCGGTCTTTAGATGTACCCGATCTCGCCTTTGAGAGTGGCTCTTGCATCTTGGTTTTGCCCAATCAAGCGCACCGCTATATTGTAACGAAAGGTAGAAAATGGGAGCAGATGTACCTGGTATTCGAAGGGGAGGAATTTGATCTGTGGGCGGACAAATTGTCATTACAGAACTACATGCCCATTTCTCACGGACATGATGTGAGCGCAATGAAGCAAATGTTTATGGAGGTGGCTGAGACTAGCGCGACCAGTCCTCTAACAGCACAAACCAAGGTGTTGTCAATCTTGGCCAAGCATGTGGATGCCTTGAGAAAGGAGACTGGCCAGCTTGAAGGGGAGAAGTGGCTCGCCAAGGTCTATCATCTACTGAGCGATACCAATTTATCGGTGCATGAGATTGCGGCCAAAGTGTCGATGAGTTACGAGAATTTCCGTAAGCGTTTTGCCCAAATCGAGGGGGTGAGTGCTCTGGCTTACCGGAAAAAAGCGCGTGCGGAAAAAGCGGCGATTCATCTCCTGAGCACCAATGAAACCATCGCCCATGTGGCGGAGCAGCTTGGCTACTACGACGAGTCTCACTTCTCCCGGCAGTTTAAGGAGGTTCGGGGGATGAGTCCTCGTGCGTATCGTAAACAATACACGAAACTTACGTGA
- a CDS encoding PEP-CTERM sorting domain-containing protein — MKKNILLFTALSALTCTNASAVSITVPNGDFEDRTGSQYAASQNWITTGGGYIAAELNSGIFSADADGNANGTYLFYEDGGQSVSSSALATIQANTLYTATVDVGNPFASYGQQPSSYMIEILLGGTTVSSTEYTNAELGTTSEDSWTTISTSYASQVADSGDLTIRLSMGTNEDGNNQYFFDNVTFDAAAVPEPSSVSLLGLAGLGLITRRRR, encoded by the coding sequence ATGAAAAAAAACATACTCCTATTCACAGCCTTATCGGCACTCACATGTACGAACGCCTCAGCCGTCAGCATCACCGTCCCTAACGGTGACTTCGAAGACCGCACAGGATCCCAGTACGCCGCCTCACAGAACTGGATCACCACCGGTGGCGGCTACATTGCAGCCGAACTCAACTCAGGCATTTTCTCTGCTGATGCCGATGGCAATGCGAACGGCACCTACCTCTTCTATGAAGACGGCGGTCAATCAGTCAGTTCCTCCGCTCTCGCCACCATTCAGGCTAATACCCTATACACGGCCACCGTCGATGTCGGCAATCCATTCGCCTCCTACGGCCAGCAACCATCCAGCTACATGATTGAGATTCTTCTCGGCGGCACCACCGTATCCTCCACTGAGTACACGAACGCCGAACTTGGCACCACATCTGAAGACAGCTGGACCACCATCTCCACATCCTACGCTTCACAAGTAGCCGACTCTGGAGATTTAACCATCCGCTTGTCCATGGGTACCAATGAAGACGGCAACAACCAGTACTTCTTTGATAACGTCACCTTCGATGCAGCCGCTGTTCCTGAGCCGTCCTCCGTCTCATTACTCGGTCTGGCTGGTCTTGGCCTAATCACACGCCGCAGACGATAA
- a CDS encoding VanW family protein: MRRLLSHRHPLLYALAIRCHRAKRHLRWHLEKSSYASVIETEHSLPCNVKRHSSRLIKLLGESEMQLQLNKVTNLKLCLPHLNGLLIRPGETFSFCKAVGKPTAKRGFLEGMELSMGKAQSGIGGGICQMANMLHWLVLHSPLTVTERSTHSFDPFPDQNRSIPFGTGCAIFYNYIDFAFRNDTDLTFQLLLDIDDKNLNGQLVSDAPTEHTYKIFEKNHHFLKQGPTFYRHNEIWRKVLSRYSGDILHEEHLKTNHVRVMYTPETWEDID; this comes from the coding sequence GTGCGTCGTTTACTCAGTCACCGTCATCCCCTGCTTTATGCCTTAGCCATCCGTTGTCACCGAGCCAAACGGCACCTCCGCTGGCATCTGGAGAAATCCTCCTATGCTTCTGTTATCGAGACAGAGCACTCATTACCCTGCAATGTGAAGCGCCACTCCTCACGCCTCATCAAGCTACTAGGTGAATCCGAAATGCAGCTGCAGCTGAATAAAGTCACCAATCTCAAGCTTTGCCTTCCTCACCTCAACGGCCTGCTCATCCGCCCTGGTGAAACCTTCTCCTTCTGCAAAGCCGTCGGCAAACCCACAGCCAAGCGTGGCTTTCTCGAAGGCATGGAGCTCTCCATGGGCAAAGCCCAGTCCGGCATCGGCGGCGGCATCTGCCAGATGGCCAATATGCTCCACTGGCTCGTCCTCCACAGCCCTCTAACAGTCACCGAGCGCAGCACTCATAGCTTTGATCCCTTCCCGGACCAAAACCGCTCCATCCCCTTCGGCACCGGCTGCGCCATCTTCTATAACTACATCGACTTCGCCTTCCGCAATGATACCGACCTCACCTTCCAGCTCCTGCTAGATATCGACGATAAAAACCTCAACGGCCAACTCGTCTCCGACGCCCCCACCGAGCACACCTACAAGATCTTCGAGAAGAACCATCACTTCCTCAAGCAAGGCCCCACCTTCTACCGCCACAACGAGATCTGGCGTAAAGTCCTCTCACGCTACTCCGGCGACATTCTCCACGAAGAACACCTCAAGACCAACCACGTCCGCGTCATGTACACGCCAGAGACTTGGGAGGATATTGACTAG